From Anopheles darlingi chromosome 2, idAnoDarlMG_H_01, whole genome shotgun sequence, the proteins below share one genomic window:
- the LOC125949273 gene encoding uncharacterized protein LOC125949273 — MSLLWRSYGIFAVLCCMRVLAQYEWQPKDAFDEIKIRFDKVNADNCPILPPRDLTLPEDSVSHLPDIKDVNINPIFPNRTALLHLHNMALSRAFFWSYILQSRFIRPAINDTYDPGMMYYFLSTVADVSSSPHVNASSIYFAPNSSFSSSYRGFFNKTFPRFAPRTYREDDFNDPIHLQKISTLNTFYVRDLGAFPPNSVLHDYTIKNYHINEWYNLWLPDNVENRHDTKTTYQVEIRYANNTNETFTFHGPPGADENPGPVKFTKPYFDCRRSNKWLVAAVTPIADIYPRHTQFRHIEYPTYTAVSVLEMDFERIDINQCPKGEGNKGPNVFADTARCKKETTECEPIDGWGFRRGGYQCRCKPGFRLPGVVRRPYLGEILERASDEQFYNGFDCMKIGWIQKVPIKWFRLPQYTREHYLDQYYEYKNFTTGPSSLHSEKLNINEVLKFILGVNARSCKNYHPQDLVLTGDFAYEARKQFENEAKMAIRLANFISAFLQISDPNEVYSGKRVADKPLTEDQMMGETLALVLGNTRIWSAATYWERRKFPNRTLFAPYAFKKELNTRKFNLQDMARFNKTGEEYIDKPFFRLLKQRWASNFDSLEKYYLKIRLRHNETGEYAQRYEHFPNFYHAATMDHGHWTTPQYDCQGPVKKWLITYAVPFFGWDSLKAKLEFKGVVAVSMNMLQLDINQCPDNYYEPNAFKNTHKCDVKTSYCVPILGRGYETGGYKCECLQGFEYPYEDLITYYDGQLVEAEFENIVADKESRYDTFKCRLAGAAALQVQLTILSFVVLFGWILLRRNQC; from the exons ATGAGTCTATTGTGGCGCAGCTACGGCATATTTGCCGTGCTTTGCTGCATGCGTGTGCTGGCGCAGTACGAGTGGCAACCGAAAGACGCGTTCGATGAAATCAAAATCCGATTTGATAAGGTGAACGCGGACAACTGTCCGATTCTGCCGCCCCGGGACCTCACGCTTCCGGAGGACAGCGTTTCGCATCTGCCGGACATCAAAGATGTGAACATCAATCCGATATTCCCGAATCGGACGGCGCTACTGCACCTGCACAACATGGCCCTCAGCCGCGCCTTCTTCTGGAGCTACATCCTGCAGAGTCGCTTCATACGGCCCGCTATTAACGATACGTACGATCCGGGCATGATGTACTACTTCCTCTCGACCGTGGCCGACGTTTCCTCCAGTCCGCACGTGAACGCTTCTTCGATCTACTTTGCTCCGAACTCGTCCTTTTCCTCGTCCTATCGCGGGTTCTTCAACAAAACGTTTCCCCGCTTTGCGCCACGCACCTACCGGGAGGATGACTTCAACGATCCGATCCATCTGCAGAAGATCTCAACGTTGAACACGTTCTACGTGCGCGATCTGGGAGCTTTTCCGCCTAACTCCGTCCTGCATGATTACACCATCAAGAACTACCACATTAACGAGTGGTACAACCTGTGGTTGCCGGATAACGTGGAAAACCGGCATGATACCAAAACCACGTATCAGGTGGAAATCCGCTacgccaacaacaccaacgaaACGTTTACCTTCCATGGGCCACCGGGAGCGGACGAAAATCCGGGTCCGGTCAAGTTCACTAAACCCTACTTTGATTGCCGGCGCTCGAATAAGTGGCTTGTGGCTGCCGTTACCCCCATTGCCGATATCTATCCGCGCCACACCCAGTTCCGGCACATCGAATATCCGAC ATATACCGCCGTTTCGGTGCTGGAAATGGACTTCGAGAGGATCGATATCAACCAGTGTCCGAAGGGAGAGGGCAATAAAGGACCGAACGTATTTGCCGATACGGCGCGCTGCAAAAAGGAGACCACGGAGTGTGAACCAATCGATGGTTGGGGATTTAGAAGAGGCGGATATCAATGTCGCTGTAAGCCTGGTTTTCGCTTACCGGGTGTAGTGCGGAGACCGTATCTAGGCGAGATACTGGAGCGTGCCTCCGATGAGCAGTTCTACAATGGATTCGATTGCATGAAGATTGGAT GGATTCAAAAGGTACCGATCAAGTGGTTCCGCTTGCCACAATACACTCGCGAACACTATCTCGATCAGTATTACGAGTACAAGAACTTCACTACCGGACCGAGCTCCTTGCACTCGGAGAAGCTAAACATCAACGAGGTGCTAAAGTTCATCCTGGGTGTGAATGCACGTTCCTGCAAGAACTACCACCCGCAGGATCTGGTTCTGACTGGAGACTTTGCATACGAAGCCCGCAAACAGTTTGAAAACGAGGCCAAAATGGCAATCCGGTTGGCGAATTTCATCAGCGCGTTCCTGCAAATTTCGGACCCGAACGAGGTTTACTCGGGCAAACGAGTGGCCGATAAGCCGTTGACCGAGGATCAGATGATGGGTGAaacgctggcgctggtacTGGGTAATACGCGCATCTGGTCAGCGGCAACGTACTGGGAGCGCCGCAAGTTCCCCAATCGCACTCTGTTCGCTCCGTACGCGTTTAAGAAGGAGCTAAACACGCGCAAGTTCAACCTGCAGGATATGGCCCGGTTCAATAAGACGGGCGAGGAGTACATTGATAAACCGTTCTTCCGGTTGCTAAAGCAGCGCTGGGCCTCTAATTTTGATTCGCTCGAGAAGTACTATCTCAAGATACGGCTGCGGCATAATGAGACGGGCGAGTACGCGCAGCGGTATGAGCATTTCCCGAACTTTTACCACGCCGCCACCATGGACCATGGCCACTGGACAACGCCCCAGTACGACTGCCAGGGTCCGGTGAAGAAATGGCTCATAACGTACGCGGTGCCATTCTTCGGCTGGGACAGTCTGAAGGCGAAGCTGGAGTTTAA GGGAGTCGTTGCAGTTTCAATGAACATGCTACAGCTGGATATCAACCAGTGTCCGGATAATTATTATGAGCCGAATGCATTCAAAAACACTCATAAATGCGACGTGAAGACTTCATAC TGTGTACCTATACTGGGCCGTGGCTACGAGACGGGCGGTTACAAATGCGAATGTCTGCAGGGTTTCGAATACCCGTACGAAGATCTGATCACCTACTACGATGGGCAGCTGGTTGAGGCCGAGTTCGAGAACATCGTCGCTGATAAGGAATCGCGCTACGATACGTTCAAGTGTCGTCTGGCCGGTGCTGCCGCCTTGCAGGTTCAGCTAACGATTCTCTCCTTCGTCGTTCTGTTTGGGTGGATACTGTTGCGTCGAAATCAGTGCTAA